A stretch of Acipenser ruthenus chromosome 1, fAciRut3.2 maternal haplotype, whole genome shotgun sequence DNA encodes these proteins:
- the LOC117411715 gene encoding dual specificity protein phosphatase CDC14A-like isoform X6, whose protein sequence is MKRKNERRKRWEPKKKRPVVKRGELEELTADVYICITDRLYFAILHQKPRSTSERHYFCIDEELEYENFYADFGPLNLAMFYRYCCKLNKKLKSFTLGKKKIVHYTCGDQKKQANAAYLIGSYAVMHLKKTPEEAYRLLVSGNTSYLSFRDASFGTCTYNLNILDCLHGVHKALQYDWLDFSDFDVEEYEHYERAENGDFNWIIPGKFLAFSGPHPKSKIENGYPLHAPEAYFPYFRKHNITTIVRLNKKMYDAKRFTDLGFEHHDLFFVDGSTPSDAIVKKFINICENAEGAIAVHCKAGLGRTGTLIGCYMMKHYRLTASETIAWIRICRPGSVIGPQQNYVQEKQASLWAEGDIYRAKMRERQNGTSKVAVTRILSGVDDISINDNTNSMSAKLEIELYNDEDERNSITQGDKLRALKSKRQVRASTGSLTQTIVKCCSLLSAIWAECCRDLKR, encoded by the exons ATGAAGCGTAAAAACGAGAGAAGGAAACGTTGGGAGCCGAAGAAAAAAAGACCCGTCGTGAAACGCGGAGAATTGGAGGAGCTGACGGCTGATGTTTACATTTGTATCACAG ATCGTCTGTATTTTGCCATTCTTCACCAGAAACCCAGAAGTACTTCAGAAAGGCACTACTTCTGCATAGATGAAGAGCTTGAATATGAAAA CTTCTATGCAGATTTTGGACCTCTTAACCTGGCCATGTTTTATCGCTATTGCTGTAAGCTGAATAAAAAGTTAAAG TCCTTCACACttggaaaaaagaaaattgttcACTACACTTGTGGTGACCAGAAAAAACAGGCTAATGCTGCTTATCTTATAGGCTCATATGCA gTAATGCACTTGAAGAAAACCCCTGAAGAGGCTTATCGGCTTTTGGTATCTGGAAACACCTCCTACTTGTCTTTTAG AGATGCTTCTTTTGGCACTTGCACATACAATCTAAACATCCTTGACTGTTTACATGGAGTCCATAAG GCTCTGCAATATGATTGGCTTGACTTCTCTGACTTTGATGTTGAGGAGTATGAACATTATGAG AGAGCAGAAAATGGAGACTTTAATTGGATAATTCCTGGGAAGTTTTTAGCCTTCAGTGGACCACATCCAAAAAGCAAAATTGAAAATG GCTATCCTCTTCATGCACCTGAAGCCTACTTCCCTTACTTCCGAAAACACAACATCACCACAATAGTTCGTCTAAACAAGAAAATGTACGATGCCAAGCGATTTACTGATCTAGGTTTTGAGCACCACGATCTTTTCTTCGTTGACGGAAGTACACCGAGTGATGCCATAGTCAAGAAGTTCATAAATATCTGTGAAAATGCTGAGGGTGCCATTGCTGTTCATTGCAAAG CTGGTCTTGGCCGAACGGGTACTCTAATAGGATGCTACATGATGAAGCATTACAGGTTAACTGCATCTGAAACCATTGCATGGATAAGAATCTGTAGACCAGGTTCAGTCATTGGACCCCAGCAAAATTATGTGCAAga AAAACAAGCTAGCCTGTGGGCAGAAGGAGACATCTACCGTGCAAAAATGAGAGAAAGACAAAATGGAACTAGCAAAGTTGCAGTCACAAGAATCTTATCGGGGGTCGATGACATTTCAATTAACGATAACACAAACAGCATGAGTGCAAAACTGGAAATAGAACTG TATAATGACGAAGATGAACGGAATAGTATAACTCAAGGGGACAAACTACGTGCTCTGAAAAGCAAGAGGCAAGTTCGAGCATCAACGGGATCATTGAC GCAAACTATAGTAAAATGCTGCAGTCTCCTCAGTGCTATTTGGGCTGAATGTTGTCGCGATTTGAAAAGATAA
- the LOC117411715 gene encoding dual specificity protein phosphatase CDC14A-like isoform X2 translates to MAEVEELVNTVEFIKDRLYFAILHQKPRSTSERHYFCIDEELEYENFYADFGPLNLAMFYRYCCKLNKKLKSFTLGKKKIVHYTCGDQKKQANAAYLIGSYAVMHLKKTPEEAYRLLVSGNTSYLSFRDASFGTCTYNLNILDCLHGVHKALQYDWLDFSDFDVEEYEHYERAENGDFNWIIPGKFLAFSGPHPKSKIENGYPLHAPEAYFPYFRKHNITTIVRLNKKMYDAKRFTDLGFEHHDLFFVDGSTPSDAIVKKFINICENAEGAIAVHCKAGLGRTGTLIGCYMMKHYRLTASETIAWIRICRPGSVIGPQQNYVQEKQASLWAEGDIYRAKMRERQNGTSKVAVTRILSGVDDISINDNTNSMSAKLEIELYNDEDERNSITQGDKLRALKSKRQVRASTGSLTLEENTIRTRSSSQSFRIILQSSVQSNTRSKSGSLSSGTDTGKRTRSTTGHTSLGSQLLNSRLARSLGNLHALTNDQDQTQNEAKSGSKLVSNSTNQMNNLNAVNNYTQQRATTDHSHTSDSSEGEK, encoded by the exons ATGGCGGAAGTGGAAGAGTTAGTTAATACAGTCGAATTTATCAAAG ATCGTCTGTATTTTGCCATTCTTCACCAGAAACCCAGAAGTACTTCAGAAAGGCACTACTTCTGCATAGATGAAGAGCTTGAATATGAAAA CTTCTATGCAGATTTTGGACCTCTTAACCTGGCCATGTTTTATCGCTATTGCTGTAAGCTGAATAAAAAGTTAAAG TCCTTCACACttggaaaaaagaaaattgttcACTACACTTGTGGTGACCAGAAAAAACAGGCTAATGCTGCTTATCTTATAGGCTCATATGCA gTAATGCACTTGAAGAAAACCCCTGAAGAGGCTTATCGGCTTTTGGTATCTGGAAACACCTCCTACTTGTCTTTTAG AGATGCTTCTTTTGGCACTTGCACATACAATCTAAACATCCTTGACTGTTTACATGGAGTCCATAAG GCTCTGCAATATGATTGGCTTGACTTCTCTGACTTTGATGTTGAGGAGTATGAACATTATGAG AGAGCAGAAAATGGAGACTTTAATTGGATAATTCCTGGGAAGTTTTTAGCCTTCAGTGGACCACATCCAAAAAGCAAAATTGAAAATG GCTATCCTCTTCATGCACCTGAAGCCTACTTCCCTTACTTCCGAAAACACAACATCACCACAATAGTTCGTCTAAACAAGAAAATGTACGATGCCAAGCGATTTACTGATCTAGGTTTTGAGCACCACGATCTTTTCTTCGTTGACGGAAGTACACCGAGTGATGCCATAGTCAAGAAGTTCATAAATATCTGTGAAAATGCTGAGGGTGCCATTGCTGTTCATTGCAAAG CTGGTCTTGGCCGAACGGGTACTCTAATAGGATGCTACATGATGAAGCATTACAGGTTAACTGCATCTGAAACCATTGCATGGATAAGAATCTGTAGACCAGGTTCAGTCATTGGACCCCAGCAAAATTATGTGCAAga AAAACAAGCTAGCCTGTGGGCAGAAGGAGACATCTACCGTGCAAAAATGAGAGAAAGACAAAATGGAACTAGCAAAGTTGCAGTCACAAGAATCTTATCGGGGGTCGATGACATTTCAATTAACGATAACACAAACAGCATGAGTGCAAAACTGGAAATAGAACTG TATAATGACGAAGATGAACGGAATAGTATAACTCAAGGGGACAAACTACGTGCTCTGAAAAGCAAGAGGCAAGTTCGAGCATCAACGGGATCATTGAC atTAGAAGAGAACACTATTCGCACCAGGTCCTCGTCACAATCATTTAG AATCATTTTGCAATCCAGTGTACAGAGCAACACGCGTTCAAAATCTGGAAGCCTTTCAAGTGGCACAGACACTGGGAAAAGAACAAGATCTACTACAGGACACACAAGCTTAGGGAG CCAGTTGTTAAACTCTAGGCTAGCAAGATCCTTAGGCAACTTGCATGCATTGACTAATGACCAGGACCAAACCCAGAATGAGGCAAAATCAGGCTCTAAACTTGTAAGCAATTCAACCAACCAGATGAACAACCTAAATGCAGTAAACAACTACACCCAgcagagagcaaccacagatcaCTCTCACACA TCTGATTCCTCAGAAGGGGAGAAGTAA
- the LOC117411715 gene encoding dual specificity protein phosphatase CDC14B-like isoform X5 — MKRKNERRKRWEPKKKRPVVKRGELEELTADVYICITDRLYFAILHQKPRSTSERHYFCIDEELEYENFYADFGPLNLAMFYRYCCKLNKKLKSFTLGKKKIVHYTCGDQKKQANAAYLIGSYAVMHLKKTPEEAYRLLVSGNTSYLSFRDASFGTCTYNLNILDCLHGVHKALQYDWLDFSDFDVEEYEHYERAENGDFNWIIPGKFLAFSGPHPKSKIENGYPLHAPEAYFPYFRKHNITTIVRLNKKMYDAKRFTDLGFEHHDLFFVDGSTPSDAIVKKFINICENAEGAIAVHCKAGLGRTGTLIGCYMMKHYRLTASETIAWIRICRPGSVIGPQQNYVQEKQASLWAEGDIYRAKMRERQNGTSKVAVTRILSGVDDISINDNTNSMSAKLEIELYNDEDERNSITQGDKLRALKSKRQVRASTGSLTWRLVMLISTLCSVVIWWIVCGYPSPILLVCLDGLGI; from the exons ATGAAGCGTAAAAACGAGAGAAGGAAACGTTGGGAGCCGAAGAAAAAAAGACCCGTCGTGAAACGCGGAGAATTGGAGGAGCTGACGGCTGATGTTTACATTTGTATCACAG ATCGTCTGTATTTTGCCATTCTTCACCAGAAACCCAGAAGTACTTCAGAAAGGCACTACTTCTGCATAGATGAAGAGCTTGAATATGAAAA CTTCTATGCAGATTTTGGACCTCTTAACCTGGCCATGTTTTATCGCTATTGCTGTAAGCTGAATAAAAAGTTAAAG TCCTTCACACttggaaaaaagaaaattgttcACTACACTTGTGGTGACCAGAAAAAACAGGCTAATGCTGCTTATCTTATAGGCTCATATGCA gTAATGCACTTGAAGAAAACCCCTGAAGAGGCTTATCGGCTTTTGGTATCTGGAAACACCTCCTACTTGTCTTTTAG AGATGCTTCTTTTGGCACTTGCACATACAATCTAAACATCCTTGACTGTTTACATGGAGTCCATAAG GCTCTGCAATATGATTGGCTTGACTTCTCTGACTTTGATGTTGAGGAGTATGAACATTATGAG AGAGCAGAAAATGGAGACTTTAATTGGATAATTCCTGGGAAGTTTTTAGCCTTCAGTGGACCACATCCAAAAAGCAAAATTGAAAATG GCTATCCTCTTCATGCACCTGAAGCCTACTTCCCTTACTTCCGAAAACACAACATCACCACAATAGTTCGTCTAAACAAGAAAATGTACGATGCCAAGCGATTTACTGATCTAGGTTTTGAGCACCACGATCTTTTCTTCGTTGACGGAAGTACACCGAGTGATGCCATAGTCAAGAAGTTCATAAATATCTGTGAAAATGCTGAGGGTGCCATTGCTGTTCATTGCAAAG CTGGTCTTGGCCGAACGGGTACTCTAATAGGATGCTACATGATGAAGCATTACAGGTTAACTGCATCTGAAACCATTGCATGGATAAGAATCTGTAGACCAGGTTCAGTCATTGGACCCCAGCAAAATTATGTGCAAga AAAACAAGCTAGCCTGTGGGCAGAAGGAGACATCTACCGTGCAAAAATGAGAGAAAGACAAAATGGAACTAGCAAAGTTGCAGTCACAAGAATCTTATCGGGGGTCGATGACATTTCAATTAACGATAACACAAACAGCATGAGTGCAAAACTGGAAATAGAACTG TATAATGACGAAGATGAACGGAATAGTATAACTCAAGGGGACAAACTACGTGCTCTGAAAAGCAAGAGGCAAGTTCGAGCATCAACGGGATCATTGAC ATGGCGCCTTGTTATGCTGATCTCTACACTGTGTAGTGTTGTCATCTGGTGGATTGTTTGTGGCTACCCTTCTCCCATCCTGCTTGTCTGTCTAGATGGGTTAGGAATATAG
- the LOC117411680 gene encoding intracellular hyaluronan-binding protein 4-like, which produces MKGAISSPVSGAMQETFGCAVMNRFDQLLDDEADPFDILREVEEEKKKKKKDEPKKSGTASKSGRRESQKDRKVVTVPGGEGNDEVARNSLGQKRPPRSGMQMGQNENRGTEAKVERMERRVVFRERRPNEVEAPEEYSVEKPSDRFDRPMRGRWGGRGAVRGRGGSGGFQRNFDGFDQRGKREFERHSGSDRMGMRPDEKRGGSGPRNWGSVKDDMSDIEHVAPTEEAAENEEARETPGDAENRGIEGEGEQQEEGPMEMTLDEWKALQQQNRPKKEFNIRKPESSVPTKAVVIHKSKYVEDLKGETDEDEDDHHVFRRPANDITSKLDINFGSLARPGRGGRGGRGGRGRGGPPPTTRPDAPPRSEVDQGFAPNPDDPEDFPALA; this is translated from the exons ATGAAGGGCGCGATCAGCAGCCCAGTCTCCGGTGCAATGCAGGAGACTTTTGGATGCGCCGTGATGAACCGCTTCGACCAGCTTTTGGATGATGAGGCCGACCCCTTTGATATCCTCCGCGAGGTAgaagaggagaaaaaaaagaaaaagaaggacGAGCCCAAGAAAAGCGGGACCGCTTCAAAATCGGGCAGGAGAGAATCCCAAAAAGATAGGAAGGTCGTTACGGTTCCTGGAGGCGAGGGAAATGACGAGGTTGCGAGAAACAGCTTGG GTCAGAAGCGCCCCCCTAGAAGTGGAATGCAGATGGGTCAGAATGAAAACCGAGGGACTGAAGCAAAGGTGGAGAGGATGGAGCGTCGTGTTGTGTTCCGGGAGCGTCGGCCCAATGAAGTAGAGGCTCCAGAGGAGTATTCTGTGGAAAA GCCATCTGACAGATTTGACAGACCAATGCGAGGTCGATGGGGCGGCAGAGGAGCAGTGcgtggcagaggtgggagcggTGGGTTTCAGAGGAACTTTGATGGGTTTGACCAGAGAGGCAAACGAGAATTTGAACGACACAGTGGTAGTGACCGAAT gggaATGAGGCCTGATGAAAAGCGTGGTGGAAGTGGACCTCGTAACTGGGGATCGGTTAAGGATGACATGAG TGACATTGAGCATGTTGCCCCAACTGAAGAGGCAGCTGAGAATGAGGAGGCTCGTGAAACTCCAGGGGATGCTGAGAATCG GGGAATTGAAGGTGAAGGAGAGCAACAGGAGGAAGGACCCATGGAGATGACTCTGGATGAGTGGAAAGCTCTACAGCAACAGAACCGACCAAAGAAGGAATTCAACATCCGTAAGCCAGAAAGTAGCGTACCAACAAAGGCTGTTGTGATTCACAAGTCCAAGTATGTTGAG GATCTGAAAGGAGAAACTGATGAGGATGAGGACGACCATCACGTTTTCCGAAGGCCAGCCAATGATATCACCTCAAAGCTGGATATTAACTTTGGCAGCCTGGCCCGTCCTGGCCGTGGAGGCAGAGGGGGGCGTGGCGGCCGTGGTCGTGGTGGACCCCCTCCCACCACCAGACCTGATGCACCGCCAAGATCTGAAGTG gaCCAAGGATTTGCTCCAAACCCTGATGATCCTGAAGACTTCCCTGCTTTGGCTTAG
- the LOC117411715 gene encoding dual specificity protein phosphatase CDC14C-like isoform X3 encodes MKRKNERRKRWEPKKKRPVVKRGELEELTADVYICITDRLYFAILHQKPRSTSERHYFCIDEELEYENFYADFGPLNLAMFYRYCCKLNKKLKSFTLGKKKIVHYTCGDQKKQANAAYLIGSYAVMHLKKTPEEAYRLLVSGNTSYLSFRDASFGTCTYNLNILDCLHGVHKALQYDWLDFSDFDVEEYEHYERAENGDFNWIIPGKFLAFSGPHPKSKIENGYPLHAPEAYFPYFRKHNITTIVRLNKKMYDAKRFTDLGFEHHDLFFVDGSTPSDAIVKKFINICENAEGAIAVHCKAGLGRTGTLIGCYMMKHYRLTASETIAWIRICRPGSVIGPQQNYVQEKQASLWAEGDIYRAKMRERQNGTSKVAVTRILSGVDDISINDNTNSMSAKLEIELYNDEDERNSITQGDKLRALKSKRQVRASTGSLTLEENTIRTRSSSQSFRIILQSSVQSNTRSKSGSLSSGTDTGKRTRSTTGHTSLGSLIPQKGRSKTHRIYHKRLMRLCHSIPKSRVPLLR; translated from the exons ATGAAGCGTAAAAACGAGAGAAGGAAACGTTGGGAGCCGAAGAAAAAAAGACCCGTCGTGAAACGCGGAGAATTGGAGGAGCTGACGGCTGATGTTTACATTTGTATCACAG ATCGTCTGTATTTTGCCATTCTTCACCAGAAACCCAGAAGTACTTCAGAAAGGCACTACTTCTGCATAGATGAAGAGCTTGAATATGAAAA CTTCTATGCAGATTTTGGACCTCTTAACCTGGCCATGTTTTATCGCTATTGCTGTAAGCTGAATAAAAAGTTAAAG TCCTTCACACttggaaaaaagaaaattgttcACTACACTTGTGGTGACCAGAAAAAACAGGCTAATGCTGCTTATCTTATAGGCTCATATGCA gTAATGCACTTGAAGAAAACCCCTGAAGAGGCTTATCGGCTTTTGGTATCTGGAAACACCTCCTACTTGTCTTTTAG AGATGCTTCTTTTGGCACTTGCACATACAATCTAAACATCCTTGACTGTTTACATGGAGTCCATAAG GCTCTGCAATATGATTGGCTTGACTTCTCTGACTTTGATGTTGAGGAGTATGAACATTATGAG AGAGCAGAAAATGGAGACTTTAATTGGATAATTCCTGGGAAGTTTTTAGCCTTCAGTGGACCACATCCAAAAAGCAAAATTGAAAATG GCTATCCTCTTCATGCACCTGAAGCCTACTTCCCTTACTTCCGAAAACACAACATCACCACAATAGTTCGTCTAAACAAGAAAATGTACGATGCCAAGCGATTTACTGATCTAGGTTTTGAGCACCACGATCTTTTCTTCGTTGACGGAAGTACACCGAGTGATGCCATAGTCAAGAAGTTCATAAATATCTGTGAAAATGCTGAGGGTGCCATTGCTGTTCATTGCAAAG CTGGTCTTGGCCGAACGGGTACTCTAATAGGATGCTACATGATGAAGCATTACAGGTTAACTGCATCTGAAACCATTGCATGGATAAGAATCTGTAGACCAGGTTCAGTCATTGGACCCCAGCAAAATTATGTGCAAga AAAACAAGCTAGCCTGTGGGCAGAAGGAGACATCTACCGTGCAAAAATGAGAGAAAGACAAAATGGAACTAGCAAAGTTGCAGTCACAAGAATCTTATCGGGGGTCGATGACATTTCAATTAACGATAACACAAACAGCATGAGTGCAAAACTGGAAATAGAACTG TATAATGACGAAGATGAACGGAATAGTATAACTCAAGGGGACAAACTACGTGCTCTGAAAAGCAAGAGGCAAGTTCGAGCATCAACGGGATCATTGAC atTAGAAGAGAACACTATTCGCACCAGGTCCTCGTCACAATCATTTAG AATCATTTTGCAATCCAGTGTACAGAGCAACACGCGTTCAAAATCTGGAAGCCTTTCAAGTGGCACAGACACTGGGAAAAGAACAAGATCTACTACAGGACACACAAGCTTAGGGAG TCTGATTCCTCAGAAGGGGAGAAGTAAAACTCATCGTATTTACCACAAGCGATTAATGCGAttatg tcacTCCATTCCCAAATCCAGAGTACCGTTGCTTCGCTAA
- the LOC117411715 gene encoding dual specificity protein phosphatase CDC14C-like isoform X1 yields the protein MKRKNERRKRWEPKKKRPVVKRGELEELTADVYICITDRLYFAILHQKPRSTSERHYFCIDEELEYENFYADFGPLNLAMFYRYCCKLNKKLKSFTLGKKKIVHYTCGDQKKQANAAYLIGSYAVMHLKKTPEEAYRLLVSGNTSYLSFRDASFGTCTYNLNILDCLHGVHKALQYDWLDFSDFDVEEYEHYERAENGDFNWIIPGKFLAFSGPHPKSKIENGYPLHAPEAYFPYFRKHNITTIVRLNKKMYDAKRFTDLGFEHHDLFFVDGSTPSDAIVKKFINICENAEGAIAVHCKAGLGRTGTLIGCYMMKHYRLTASETIAWIRICRPGSVIGPQQNYVQEKQASLWAEGDIYRAKMRERQNGTSKVAVTRILSGVDDISINDNTNSMSAKLEIELYNDEDERNSITQGDKLRALKSKRQVRASTGSLTLEENTIRTRSSSQSFRIILQSSVQSNTRSKSGSLSSGTDTGKRTRSTTGHTSLGSQLLNSRLARSLGNLHALTNDQDQTQNEAKSGSKLVSNSTNQMNNLNAVNNYTQQRATTDHSHTSDSSEGEK from the exons ATGAAGCGTAAAAACGAGAGAAGGAAACGTTGGGAGCCGAAGAAAAAAAGACCCGTCGTGAAACGCGGAGAATTGGAGGAGCTGACGGCTGATGTTTACATTTGTATCACAG ATCGTCTGTATTTTGCCATTCTTCACCAGAAACCCAGAAGTACTTCAGAAAGGCACTACTTCTGCATAGATGAAGAGCTTGAATATGAAAA CTTCTATGCAGATTTTGGACCTCTTAACCTGGCCATGTTTTATCGCTATTGCTGTAAGCTGAATAAAAAGTTAAAG TCCTTCACACttggaaaaaagaaaattgttcACTACACTTGTGGTGACCAGAAAAAACAGGCTAATGCTGCTTATCTTATAGGCTCATATGCA gTAATGCACTTGAAGAAAACCCCTGAAGAGGCTTATCGGCTTTTGGTATCTGGAAACACCTCCTACTTGTCTTTTAG AGATGCTTCTTTTGGCACTTGCACATACAATCTAAACATCCTTGACTGTTTACATGGAGTCCATAAG GCTCTGCAATATGATTGGCTTGACTTCTCTGACTTTGATGTTGAGGAGTATGAACATTATGAG AGAGCAGAAAATGGAGACTTTAATTGGATAATTCCTGGGAAGTTTTTAGCCTTCAGTGGACCACATCCAAAAAGCAAAATTGAAAATG GCTATCCTCTTCATGCACCTGAAGCCTACTTCCCTTACTTCCGAAAACACAACATCACCACAATAGTTCGTCTAAACAAGAAAATGTACGATGCCAAGCGATTTACTGATCTAGGTTTTGAGCACCACGATCTTTTCTTCGTTGACGGAAGTACACCGAGTGATGCCATAGTCAAGAAGTTCATAAATATCTGTGAAAATGCTGAGGGTGCCATTGCTGTTCATTGCAAAG CTGGTCTTGGCCGAACGGGTACTCTAATAGGATGCTACATGATGAAGCATTACAGGTTAACTGCATCTGAAACCATTGCATGGATAAGAATCTGTAGACCAGGTTCAGTCATTGGACCCCAGCAAAATTATGTGCAAga AAAACAAGCTAGCCTGTGGGCAGAAGGAGACATCTACCGTGCAAAAATGAGAGAAAGACAAAATGGAACTAGCAAAGTTGCAGTCACAAGAATCTTATCGGGGGTCGATGACATTTCAATTAACGATAACACAAACAGCATGAGTGCAAAACTGGAAATAGAACTG TATAATGACGAAGATGAACGGAATAGTATAACTCAAGGGGACAAACTACGTGCTCTGAAAAGCAAGAGGCAAGTTCGAGCATCAACGGGATCATTGAC atTAGAAGAGAACACTATTCGCACCAGGTCCTCGTCACAATCATTTAG AATCATTTTGCAATCCAGTGTACAGAGCAACACGCGTTCAAAATCTGGAAGCCTTTCAAGTGGCACAGACACTGGGAAAAGAACAAGATCTACTACAGGACACACAAGCTTAGGGAG CCAGTTGTTAAACTCTAGGCTAGCAAGATCCTTAGGCAACTTGCATGCATTGACTAATGACCAGGACCAAACCCAGAATGAGGCAAAATCAGGCTCTAAACTTGTAAGCAATTCAACCAACCAGATGAACAACCTAAATGCAGTAAACAACTACACCCAgcagagagcaaccacagatcaCTCTCACACA TCTGATTCCTCAGAAGGGGAGAAGTAA
- the LOC117411715 gene encoding dual specificity protein phosphatase CDC14C-like isoform X4, with protein sequence MKRKNERRKRWEPKKKRPVVKRGELEELTADVYICITDRLYFAILHQKPRSTSERHYFCIDEELEYENFYADFGPLNLAMFYRYCCKLNKKLKSFTLGKKKIVHYTCGDQKKQANAAYLIGSYAVMHLKKTPEEAYRLLVSGNTSYLSFRDASFGTCTYNLNILDCLHGVHKALQYDWLDFSDFDVEEYEHYERAENGDFNWIIPGKFLAFSGPHPKSKIENGYPLHAPEAYFPYFRKHNITTIVRLNKKMYDAKRFTDLGFEHHDLFFVDGSTPSDAIVKKFINICENAEGAIAVHCKAGLGRTGTLIGCYMMKHYRLTASETIAWIRICRPGSVIGPQQNYVQEKQASLWAEGDIYRAKMRERQNGTSKVAVTRILSGVDDISINDNTNSMSAKLEIELYNDEDERNSITQGDKLRALKSKRQVRASTGSLTLMPLENGVDYPKNQCMMMFQVPGMMMSFPSLAFLKLSTEMAPCYADLYTV encoded by the exons ATGAAGCGTAAAAACGAGAGAAGGAAACGTTGGGAGCCGAAGAAAAAAAGACCCGTCGTGAAACGCGGAGAATTGGAGGAGCTGACGGCTGATGTTTACATTTGTATCACAG ATCGTCTGTATTTTGCCATTCTTCACCAGAAACCCAGAAGTACTTCAGAAAGGCACTACTTCTGCATAGATGAAGAGCTTGAATATGAAAA CTTCTATGCAGATTTTGGACCTCTTAACCTGGCCATGTTTTATCGCTATTGCTGTAAGCTGAATAAAAAGTTAAAG TCCTTCACACttggaaaaaagaaaattgttcACTACACTTGTGGTGACCAGAAAAAACAGGCTAATGCTGCTTATCTTATAGGCTCATATGCA gTAATGCACTTGAAGAAAACCCCTGAAGAGGCTTATCGGCTTTTGGTATCTGGAAACACCTCCTACTTGTCTTTTAG AGATGCTTCTTTTGGCACTTGCACATACAATCTAAACATCCTTGACTGTTTACATGGAGTCCATAAG GCTCTGCAATATGATTGGCTTGACTTCTCTGACTTTGATGTTGAGGAGTATGAACATTATGAG AGAGCAGAAAATGGAGACTTTAATTGGATAATTCCTGGGAAGTTTTTAGCCTTCAGTGGACCACATCCAAAAAGCAAAATTGAAAATG GCTATCCTCTTCATGCACCTGAAGCCTACTTCCCTTACTTCCGAAAACACAACATCACCACAATAGTTCGTCTAAACAAGAAAATGTACGATGCCAAGCGATTTACTGATCTAGGTTTTGAGCACCACGATCTTTTCTTCGTTGACGGAAGTACACCGAGTGATGCCATAGTCAAGAAGTTCATAAATATCTGTGAAAATGCTGAGGGTGCCATTGCTGTTCATTGCAAAG CTGGTCTTGGCCGAACGGGTACTCTAATAGGATGCTACATGATGAAGCATTACAGGTTAACTGCATCTGAAACCATTGCATGGATAAGAATCTGTAGACCAGGTTCAGTCATTGGACCCCAGCAAAATTATGTGCAAga AAAACAAGCTAGCCTGTGGGCAGAAGGAGACATCTACCGTGCAAAAATGAGAGAAAGACAAAATGGAACTAGCAAAGTTGCAGTCACAAGAATCTTATCGGGGGTCGATGACATTTCAATTAACGATAACACAAACAGCATGAGTGCAAAACTGGAAATAGAACTG TATAATGACGAAGATGAACGGAATAGTATAACTCAAGGGGACAAACTACGTGCTCTGAAAAGCAAGAGGCAAGTTCGAGCATCAACGGGATCATTGAC ATTGATGCCACTGGAAAATGGTGTAGATTATCCCAAGAACCAATGCATGATGATGTTCCAGGTGCCTGGCATGATGATGTCCTTCCCATCCCTGGCCTTCCTGAAACTGTCTACAGAG ATGGCGCCTTGTTATGCTGATCTCTACACTGTGTAG